The following coding sequences lie in one Jonesia denitrificans DSM 20603 genomic window:
- a CDS encoding flagellar biosynthetic protein FliO: MDTLQVVLRAIASLVVVVGLIMWLSRRFADAERNPGIRRGTPAPGAASAGASLLSPRRWARTLFTPGKPASPSPIQVAGRHMLSNKVQLVVVDIDGQRLVLSVADSGATVLHTSAHPADDTAPTASEEVATDSAVTPQPEQAAPDVTMTDDFDRELHDQLVKNTNPTRSRIDGSILSPNTWRQAKAAMKAARVGRPATHTQLTPPRR, encoded by the coding sequence ATGGACACCCTCCAGGTTGTGCTTCGCGCCATCGCATCACTCGTTGTCGTTGTGGGACTCATTATGTGGTTGTCCCGCCGCTTCGCAGACGCCGAACGCAACCCAGGAATACGGCGCGGCACCCCCGCACCAGGCGCCGCATCGGCAGGTGCTTCCTTACTGTCTCCACGCCGTTGGGCACGGACATTGTTCACCCCAGGGAAGCCCGCCAGCCCGTCACCCATCCAGGTTGCAGGACGCCACATGCTGTCCAACAAGGTCCAACTCGTCGTGGTTGACATCGACGGGCAACGCCTGGTGCTGTCCGTTGCGGACAGCGGCGCCACAGTCCTTCATACCAGTGCGCACCCTGCAGACGACACTGCCCCAACAGCCTCTGAAGAAGTCGCCACAGACTCTGCTGTCACGCCTCAACCAGAGCAGGCTGCACCAGACGTCACCATGACTGACGACTTTGACCGTGAACTTCACGACCAACTCGTGAAGAACACCAACCCCACCCGATCACGGATAGATGGATCTATCCTGTCTCCCAATACTTGGCGTCAAGCCAAAGCCGCCATGAAGGCAGCTCGTGTTGGTCGTCCCGCAACCCACACACAGCTCACACCACCTCGGCGGTAA
- the fliN gene encoding flagellar motor switch protein FliN, with product MVTLQTFQDSANALVELIPHATPLHAALSPVPPAADATEGMVTYGYQLVGSTHYAFGLYLGQGIIDALSDSSEQINTRAAVRPALEAAAQHFGQGIINDLDEAPSLTEGIAPVSFTLKSGDSTVGWITFHNREDVPVEKPSPAASARTAQAEPSAPSPTEPEIRPFTPPMMGSGTGDDKLRLLYDVEMTLTVEIGRAKLPVRQVLDLTPGSIVELDRVAGAPADLLVNGHLVARGEVVVVDEDYGLRVTEIIDTTEVFS from the coding sequence TGCAAACATTCCAAGACAGCGCCAACGCCCTCGTTGAACTGATCCCACACGCAACCCCACTTCACGCAGCTCTCAGCCCGGTCCCACCGGCTGCCGATGCGACCGAAGGCATGGTGACTTACGGTTACCAGCTAGTCGGGTCAACACACTACGCATTTGGCCTCTACCTCGGCCAAGGCATCATCGACGCGTTGAGTGACAGCTCTGAACAGATCAATACTCGTGCCGCTGTGCGTCCCGCTCTTGAGGCAGCCGCCCAGCATTTTGGTCAAGGAATCATCAATGACCTTGACGAGGCGCCATCATTGACTGAAGGTATTGCCCCGGTGTCTTTCACCCTCAAGTCAGGGGACAGCACAGTTGGGTGGATCACCTTCCATAACCGTGAGGATGTACCCGTGGAGAAACCATCTCCGGCAGCCTCCGCCCGCACAGCACAAGCAGAGCCAAGCGCACCCAGCCCCACCGAACCTGAGATCCGCCCCTTCACCCCACCCATGATGGGAAGTGGGACAGGGGATGACAAACTTCGGCTCCTGTACGACGTCGAAATGACTCTGACCGTTGAAATTGGGCGAGCAAAACTCCCCGTACGGCAAGTGCTTGACCTGACCCCCGGTTCCATTGTTGAACTTGACCGAGTCGCGGGTGCACCCGCAGACCTCCTCGTCAATGGTCACCTCGTTGCCCGTGGTGAAGTTGTTGTCGTCGACGAAGACTACGGCCTACGCGTTACAGAAATCATCGACACCACAGAGGTCTTCTCCTGA
- the fliP gene encoding flagellar type III secretion system pore protein FliP (The bacterial flagellar biogenesis protein FliP forms a type III secretion system (T3SS)-type pore required for flagellar assembly.) produces the protein MQHTHDTAVSPARRWIGRALLLTAVVLALALTHLVLTATGAHADLVDPADPAAPVDDGISIDIGGGGDGPTSSIVVLLGITLLSVAPSLLLLMTSFTKILVVLSITRNALGLQSVPPNQVLAGIALFLSIFIMGPVLTSINDIAVQPFLAGDLDFAGALDQGSGPLRDFMLAHTRESDIALITRAAEAENPADPQSVPLMTLIPAFLLSELRAAFIIGFVIFLPFLVIDLVISASLMSLGMMMLPPIIISLPFKLLLFVLVDGWSLIVTALIGSYR, from the coding sequence ATGCAGCACACACACGACACTGCGGTTTCCCCCGCACGTCGGTGGATCGGCCGCGCGCTTCTGCTCACCGCAGTTGTTCTTGCGCTCGCCCTCACACACCTTGTCTTGACTGCCACCGGCGCGCACGCGGACCTTGTCGATCCGGCTGACCCAGCTGCGCCAGTTGATGACGGTATTTCCATTGACATTGGTGGAGGCGGCGATGGTCCTACCTCCTCTATTGTTGTGCTCCTGGGTATCACGTTGCTGTCAGTGGCGCCTTCGCTGCTGCTGCTCATGACAAGTTTCACGAAGATCCTTGTTGTGCTGTCCATTACCCGCAACGCGCTGGGCCTCCAGTCCGTACCGCCCAACCAAGTACTCGCCGGAATCGCGTTGTTCCTCTCGATTTTCATCATGGGGCCGGTCCTGACCTCGATCAATGACATTGCGGTGCAACCATTCCTCGCCGGTGACCTTGACTTTGCTGGTGCACTGGACCAAGGGTCAGGACCACTGCGAGATTTCATGCTCGCGCACACGCGAGAATCTGATATTGCGTTAATCACGAGGGCTGCCGAGGCGGAAAACCCCGCCGACCCCCAGTCTGTTCCGCTGATGACGCTCATTCCCGCGTTCCTTCTGTCTGAGTTGCGTGCCGCATTCATCATTGGGTTTGTCATCTTCCTGCCCTTTCTTGTGATTGACCTGGTGATCTCCGCATCACTGATGTCTCTGGGAATGATGATGCTCCCACCGATCATCATTTCGTTGCCGTTCAAGCTCCTACTGTTTGTCCTTGTCGATGGCTGGTCGCTGATCGTGACCGCGCTCATAGGCAGTTACCGGTAA
- the fliQ gene encoding flagellar biosynthesis protein FliQ, with amino-acid sequence MDTTAVLDIGLQALWLTAKLCAPILITALAVGFAISLLQSITQVQEVTLSFVPKALGVAIVIYISGHWMIEETVAFTNEMFNRIPTLLAG; translated from the coding sequence ATGGATACCACCGCAGTCTTAGACATTGGGCTTCAAGCGTTGTGGCTCACTGCGAAGCTGTGCGCCCCTATTTTGATTACTGCGCTGGCAGTAGGATTTGCGATCTCTCTCTTGCAATCGATCACACAAGTTCAAGAAGTGACCTTGTCCTTTGTACCCAAGGCGTTGGGTGTGGCCATTGTGATTTACATTTCTGGGCACTGGATGATCGAGGAAACCGTCGCCTTTACCAACGAAATGTTCAACCGGATACCGACTCTGCTGGCAGGCTGA